TTTTCTCCCTGAAAAAAAGGAGCTCTCAGCCAGTATGGAAGGTGCCACAAGTGCAGTGCACTGACTGACTAGTGTGAAATGAAGCCACTCAgtttagaaatacaaacaaaaacgACGTGTTCGTACTCTGAGAGGACCATTAACCATTGAAGACGGTCATTTTCCacctttcttcctcattttttgCTTAAAGCCACAAACCAAAGTATTTGGGGCTAACCAATGCTTACTGGGACTCTCAGGACTTTGAAACTATCAACACAGTTCACAACTGATGgcctttgaaggaaaaaagtccTTAGTTAGTTTTGAAGTGTATGTACAGCCGCATGGATTCCCAGTGCTACCATGAGGAAGGCTTTGTCATGAAAGTCAATGTTTGTGTATGAAGTAAGTGCTACATACACAGTGAAGACAAAAGAACCATTGCTATTTCAAATGCTAACAGCCAATACGTATTGCTGCAGGTTTATAGGTAAGTTTGTTTTCACTAATATTATTAATAACACAGCCTGCAGCATGTGCCTTTGTCCACACGTGTAGATACAATAAATGGAGCAGTGCTCAGAAGCAAGCAGTCAGGTACCCCTGATTTGGCCACAGCATTTAGTAGTTATATACCTTGCCATATGAACACAGTCCTAGTAGGTTTCAATAGAGGAGGATAATCTATTAATGATGTATCTGGAAGAAGTTTGGCATGCATGGGGCATCAAAAGAAACTTTACTGCAGGTGCTATTTATCCTATAGGATCACAGTGCataaacagcaacagaaaagggCAACAGTGATTGGACTCAAACAGTTCTGTCTGTCCCTGAGTGCTTTCTGACCACCTTGCTTCCATTGACCTGATCCACCGCCAGCGTTTCAACCTCTGGCTGAGGCTGGGAGGGCGCGACGTGGTGGATGCGATGCGCCACTCCAACGTGAGCCTTGTGAGGTTTCTCTCGGGCCGGGCTCTGCGATTCACCCGATGCTCGGTCTGAAGCAATGGGTGGAATAACCAGCGGCCTCTCCTTAATAAGATGGACCTCTGATGTTTCTCTGGCCAGCAGGAAAGGAGTGGGATCAGGCATGGCATCCACATGCTCTCTTAACAGCAGCTTCCGACTATCGGATCCTATTCTGTAGGCCTCTTCAAACTCCGGGTTGAGTGGTGTTGACAAACTCTTCTTCATTCTGCGCCGTGGAGTCTCGGGCAGTTTATCTTTGGGAGGGGCTGGCTTATAGCCGGACAACACTGGACTGCCTGAAGGGGTCCCCTCTGAAGTCCCACTTGAACTCATCAGCTTCTTCTTAGTAGCGTGCAGTTGAGAAGTTAAATAAGCAATAGTGCTTGCTCTCTGCTCTAGTTCACTCGACAGCATATTGAGCTTatggcttttcatttttaactcttccaaatacttcttttctctttccttaatAGTGTTTTCCAGCACCATTATCATTGCATTCTTTTGTTCAAGTTCTTTCAATAATTCATTGTTTTCAGCCTCTTTGACTTTCAGCTGAGCTTCAAGATCTTCACACTTTTTTTTGAGTTCATCACTTCTTGAACTAATGTTTCCTagaacaggaaaagcagaagcatttcaAAGTTACTGACAGCCACTAAGAATAATGCTGCAGCAGGGTTCCTTTTGGCATTCCAAAGCCACAGGAAGAGCCCAGAGACCAACTTCTGCCAATACTGTAGCAATTACTTCatcttcagaagcagcaggatggcTTTTACAGGAAAAGGTGAAGAGTTTGTGCCACTCACCATATTAAAAGATGCTTCATGCATTGAGGAGAACGGGGATTACAGAAATCAGAACTTGCTCCAAATTGGAGCTATTTTGCAAATTCTCTGACCATTAAGAGGAACTTCTCCCCCAACAAACACCAGGTGGCTGGTGAGCACGATGGAAcagctggctcagcttaccACCAGAGGCTCAAGCTTTAGCTTTGGCCATTCACAGTCGGCTGAAGCCTGTGGCTCTGTAGGCAGAGGGGTTCTCTCTGGGGCTGAGATGTCTGAGCCTGCCTGCCTTCTCTTCACAAGATGCTGCGCACCGCTCAAGCCAGGGGATCTCGCACTGGTGGGGGCTTGTCCTCAGGGACAGGCTGACCCCACACCATGCAGTGATGTCTCTACTCATTACAGCTGGGCACTTTCCCAGCTGCTCAGAAGAGAACTGCAGCCTTCATTTCCCCAAATACAAGCACTCGAGTCACAGGACTCTCAATTATAAGTTGTTCCATGTTGTTCATAGTGGACAACAGTGAACATCACTATTAAACCACCTACTTTGAAAATCCTCTGATGAAAAGcatctgagcagcactgcagtattATGGAACAATGCTGAACCCATGCAGTTCCTCACTTGCTTTGCTCAATATTCATGTTCTCTCTTACATGATACAGACTGTCCTGCACTAGCCCAGATTCAGGAGGTGACTCCCATGGAGCATTTAATTAATTCCTCTGCTTCACTTGTTGATAACATAATGCAGCTGAACTGACTAGCAGCTATGCCAGCTAACCTTTAATTAAACAGCCTCACTCCTGCTGCTAAAATTCATGTTTCCTGCTCCCATAAAGCCTGTTGGGAACTGACTGTCTATTAAAAGAAAGCAGTCAGTGGTTCTACACTCTATTCCTGGATCTCTCAGACATCTCCTGTGTGACCTTGCTAAACTTATTGTCAAGGTTTTATGgtttttgttatcagtattccaaACTGTAACACTGTGTAGTGCACcgggagttaaagagttaatgctccagtttgTGGATCATGGATAGTTCCAGGAATGCCtgtctcagaagagaagcaCAACAACAATAACACACCCCAGAGGACTCTGGGTTtccattcagagggaaagatgaAACTGTCCACATGTCTCAGGATGTCACCTCTTGCCCTTTCTGCTCATGTGTGGTGTGTGTGCTCCACAGCCATCACACCTTCAGCAACAGAATAAGGCCTTCAGTTTCTGGATGCTCGCTCTCATTTTACTTgctttattagcttcaattccaattatattatattgtgttatcttgcattctggtATCTTAGTAAAttaactttcctcctcagatcggtgccactgttttgtttttgggcccttcctccctttcctggGCTGTTGGGTCCATGTGTCCCCTCGCCCCATTAGCCACAGAACCAGGCCtaaccagcctgtaaaccactggcatttattac
This sequence is a window from Excalfactoria chinensis isolate bCotChi1 chromosome 16, bCotChi1.hap2, whole genome shotgun sequence. Protein-coding genes within it:
- the CCDC92 gene encoding coiled-coil domain-containing protein 92 isoform X1; amino-acid sequence: MATSNLENQLHSAQKNLLFLQREHASTLKGLHAEIRRLQQHCTDLTYELTVKSSDLSGNISSRSDELKKKCEDLEAQLKVKEAENNELLKELEQKNAMIMVLENTIKEREKKYLEELKMKSHKLNMLSSELEQRASTIAYLTSQLHATKKKLMSSSGTSEGTPSGSPVLSGYKPAPPKDKLPETPRRRMKKSLSTPLNPEFEEAYRIGSDSRKLLLREHVDAMPDPTPFLLARETSEVHLIKERPLVIPPIASDRASGESQSPAREKPHKAHVGVAHRIHHVAPSQPQPEVETLAVDQVNGSKVVRKHSGTDRTV
- the CCDC92 gene encoding coiled-coil domain-containing protein 92 isoform X2, with product MATSNLENQLHSAQKNLLFLQREHASTLKGLHAEIRRLQQHCTDLTYELTVKSSDLSGNISSRSDELKKKCEDLEAQLKVKEAENNELLKELEQKNAMIMVLENTIKEREKKYLEELKMKSHKLNMLSSELEQRASTIAYLTSQLHATKKKLMSSSGTSEGTPSGSPVLSGYKPAPPKDKLPETPRRRMKKSLSTPLNPEFEEAYRIGSDSRKLLLREHVDAMPDPTPFLLARETSEVHLIKERPLVIPPIASDRASGESQSPAREKPHKAHVGVAHRIHHVAPSQPQPEVETLAVDQVNGSKERKAY